From Vibrio fortis, a single genomic window includes:
- a CDS encoding putative 2-aminoethylphosphonate ABC transporter ATP-binding protein, with translation MSNSTYLNIENVVKQFGQFTALKNISLSIEKGEFVCFLGPSGCGKTTLLRAIAGLDLPTSGRIEQNQVDTTFLPPEKRDFGIVFQSYALFPNLTVEENIAIGLKNQGMSNKEALEAVESWLETIGLPGSGQKYPNQLSGGQQQRVALARALALSPGLLLLDEPLSALDAKVRTHLRDEICQLQRKLGITTIMVTHDQDEALTMADRIVVMNHGVIEQVGAPQEIYQKPATRFVAEFVGCMNFIETSVIADSKMRIAESILTLPELDNLDANVGDRFDIAVRPEQIQFVDRFSESLPVRIVSSEFLGAFYRVECELQHDPRAKQIVVDVPVKTFNDMKLRRGDIRYVALDQEGLRAYSSNERLVSKDEAA, from the coding sequence ATGAGCAATTCAACCTATCTGAATATAGAAAACGTTGTAAAACAGTTTGGTCAGTTTACGGCGTTAAAAAACATCTCCCTGTCTATCGAGAAAGGGGAGTTTGTCTGTTTCTTAGGGCCGTCTGGCTGCGGAAAAACAACCCTTCTGCGTGCGATTGCGGGATTAGACCTTCCTACTTCTGGACGCATTGAACAGAACCAAGTTGATACCACTTTTCTACCACCAGAAAAGCGTGATTTTGGCATTGTATTCCAGTCTTATGCGCTCTTTCCTAACCTGACTGTGGAAGAGAACATCGCAATTGGTTTGAAAAATCAGGGCATGTCGAACAAAGAGGCGCTTGAAGCGGTTGAGAGTTGGCTTGAAACCATTGGCTTGCCGGGCTCTGGACAGAAGTACCCGAACCAACTATCAGGTGGTCAACAACAGCGAGTTGCTCTTGCTCGCGCATTAGCACTTTCACCGGGGCTTTTACTACTTGATGAACCGCTTTCTGCGTTGGATGCCAAAGTAAGAACCCATTTACGTGATGAAATTTGCCAACTGCAACGAAAGCTTGGGATCACTACTATCATGGTGACACACGATCAAGATGAAGCTTTGACGATGGCTGACCGCATTGTGGTGATGAATCATGGTGTGATTGAACAAGTAGGAGCGCCGCAAGAGATCTATCAAAAGCCAGCCACAAGATTTGTTGCAGAGTTTGTTGGTTGCATGAACTTCATTGAAACGTCAGTGATTGCCGATTCAAAAATGCGCATCGCGGAATCCATCCTAACTTTGCCAGAGTTAGATAACTTGGATGCGAACGTTGGTGACCGCTTTGATATTGCTGTGCGACCGGAGCAGATCCAGTTTGTTGATCGCTTTAGTGAGTCTCTTCCTGTTCGTATCGTTTCGAGTGAATTCCTGGGGGCATTCTACCGGGTTGAGTGTGAACTTCAGCACGACCCAAGAGCGAAGCAGATTGTGGTCGATGTGCCGGTAAAAACCTTTAATGACATGAAACTGCGTCGTGGAGACATTCGTTATGTGGCGCTCGATCAAGAAGGGTTGCGCGCATACTCGAGCAATGAACGTCTTGTATCTAAAGATGAGGCGGCGTAA